The genomic window AAAATGGTAAAGGCGAGTTTAATTATCAAAAATTTTATGAAGAAATGGTAAAAAATTATGAAGAATTTGATTTATTTGGTGGAATGTTTGCAGACATAGGCGGTGTTTATAGTGATAAAAAGAAGAAAAAAATAGAAATTAATAATGTAAAAGTAGAGGTTGATATTGATACAACAAAACTTCAACGTACTGCTCCAGTAAGGGTAACAAATGCTTATTCAATATCAGAATTTGTGTATGATAGTAATCTATTGCATGACATTGATGCATATAATAGGTATATCCAATTTACAG from Spirochaetota bacterium includes these protein-coding regions:
- a CDS encoding DevR family CRISPR-associated autoregulator, which gives rise to MKAITFTIVTHKAQSLNYGETIGNVSTLKKLTIGNDTPRRLITYVSDKALKYDIKKRGRESFDWRLMDNNVSEIIKGCVENIQNGKGEFNYQKFYEEMVKNYEEFDLFGGMFADIGGVYSDKKKKKIEINNVKVEVDIDTTKLQRTAPVRVTNAYSISEFVYDSNLLHDIDAYNRYIQFT